ccaggtcatctgatgcagcactccatcactctccttggtcaaatagtgcttacacaacctggaggtatgttttgggtcattgttctgttgaaaaactagTTATATTCCCACTAaccccaaaccagatgggatggcgtatcgctgcagaattctgtggtagccatgctggttaagtgtgccttgaattctaaataaatcacagtgtcaccagcaaagcaccatcgcacctcctcctccatgcttcatggtgggaaccacacatccgGAGattatctgttcacctactctacgtctcacaaacacacggcggttggaacctaaaatctcaaatttggacttatctgaccaaagaacagatttccaccggtctaatgtccattgcttgtgtttcttggcccaagcaagtctcttcttattattggtgtcctttagtagtgtgtttttacACCCTTttcttctccccaatttcatggtatccaattgtcacatcgctgcaactcccgtacaggagAGGCGgtggtcgagagccgtgcgtcctccaaaacacaacccaaccaagccgcactgcttctttgacacaatgcccgcttaacctggaagccagccgctctaatatgtcggaggaaacactgtacacctggtgtcagcgtgcactgcgcctggcccgccacaggagtcgctagtgcgcgatgggacaaggacgtccctgctggccaaaccctcccctaacccgccaccctatgggtctcccggtcgcagccggctgcgacagagcctggactcaaacccagaatctctagtggcacagctagcactgcgatgcactgccttagaccactgcgccactcgggacgcCCATGGATGGTAAACTAATgttcttatcctctgcagcagaggtaactctgggtcttcctttcctgtggcggtcctcatgagagccagtttcatcatagtgcttgatggtttttgcgactgcacttgaagaaatgttcaaagttcttcaATTTTTCcagtttgactgaccttcatgtcttaaagtaatgatggattgtcatttctctttgcctatttgagctgttattgccataatatggacttggccttttatcaaatagggttatcttctgtataccaaccctaccttgtcacaacactactgattggctcaaacgcataccaagagtctgcaaagctgtcatcaaggcaaagggtagctactttgaaaaatgtcaaatataaaatctatattggttactacatgattccatttgatgtcttgacttattctacaatgtagaaaatagtaaaaacgaagaaaaacccttgaatgagtaggtgtgtccaaacttttgactggtactgtaggttaacATGTTTCTGTGACAGCCTTAGTATTTAAGTATCATcatcacctaataatccccaggttacaattggctcattcatccccctcctctcccctgtaactattccccaggtcgttgctgcaaatgagaacgtgttctcagtcaacttacctggtaaaataacggtaaaataatggtaaaataaataaaatgcacaGTGGAGGGATTTTACTCCGTAGGTCTCCATTAGTATGGTAGGAAGAAGACGCAGAGCATAATACTAGAACACTGTGTTCTAATGACTAACATCTTTCGTGATGAAATCATGTTTTCGAATGTATCCCCCCCTGCAGCAATCCCACATCCAGACCTAGACCTACCCGTTTGAGAAACGCATTGGCATCACTCCCCAGTTGACTGTATTATCTCCCTGGCTCGTTCCTTCATGCCCTCCCTATGATTTAATGCTCTGTTCATTCACTGCATGCTGGGATCTTTCCTGGGTCCTACTTTCCCAGCGGGCTCCCCACCACCGCTCTCCCCATGTGGCCCCAGTGTCGTCTCcttaacacaaaacattttctcccAATAGCAGGGACTCCCCTCTAGATCCCCTCTCTCATACATCACAGTTATCGTCGTAATGGTTCAAAATGGCAAAGGGTTTCCAGTTGTTTCCTCACAGGCAACGGACCCGCACACGGTGACTTCAGTTTATTCCTTGGGGTCTCCTGAGGCCAACGGCTGTCTACCCAGACGCTCTGCTGTGGTTTATCCCCTCCAAGCTTGAGCTGAACCGCAATATTTTcccctaatacacacacatggaAGACATTGGTATTGCATCACTCACTACCAATAAAGTCATTTTGAAACAGTGCAGGATTTCCTCTGTAGAAGTAAAAGGTAGGCCACATGTGGGATTCCTTTTCATTCCTGTGGTGCTCAAATGACATGAATGGAGTCTTAAAGTAGTCTAGGAATTCCATTCATTCTTATCTATGGGAAAAGGTATAGGCCTCCACTGTCGGAATTTCTTTTTCCATGATATTGTGCTTGGTCAGGTCAAGGCCAAGCCATTTCCTTCATCGCACGTTCTAATATTACAGCTCCTCTCTCATCACAACCAACCGAGGACTTGGAAGGAATGACTTGTGTAAATGCATCAGGGGTTTTTCAGTCTTTTTGTTGAGGCTGTACTGTAGCCTCTGTTAACCCTGCTATCAGAACCAGAGGGTTTTCACTGCCCTGATCTGCAGCATCTGTATTTAACACACTCTCTGGTGGTGTTTCCTTCCAGCTGGCAACCGGTGGTCGGCAGCACAGCGTCCTTGAGCAATTATGTTTTATAAAGGCTCACATGAAATCCTGATTCCTGCGGTGAACACAGGAACTCTATGTTGGTCCAAGTTCTCATCTCGGATCAGAAtcccctcttctgttctcttAGCGCTGAGGCCCGCAGGCGAGCTATCTGTCTCTCACAGCATCGGTTCATTTtggccagagaggagagggaaaccgataaggagaaggaagagagagacccTCTGAGCGATGGCTGGCGCCCAGTCACTGCTTCGCCtgcctggcacacacacacacacacacacacacacacacatatgggaGACAGATTGGGCCGACACACCAGCAGCATTTCATACAGAAGACAGTGCAGAGAGGAGACAAGCCATTTGCTCTGCGTTATAGTCGGTGTAACAGGAAAGCACTCATTTAGCCCTCCTGTCATACATACTGCCATCTTTCCCTGAACTCATGTCAACTATAGTGAGTTTTACAATTATCAATAGAATGTTTGGGTTTGTCATATGTGTTCCAGCTCCTATTATTCCCGTTTCACGTGAATTAAGTGTATCGAGGCAAGGGATACACATACTTTTTTGGAAGGGAAAACGAACTCTATATACTTTTAAAATGATTAAAACCAAATGGAAACTGTGTAGAGAATATAATGGACCTACATTTATACCgtttcttgactgtgtccagctcactAATAATCATTTAAATGAAACAGAGACAGTCGGGTAGCATCGAAAGTTTCAAAAGCATTGGATACAGGACAATTTCTTTGCACGTTTTGATGGCGAAGAAATGAACACATTTTCAGTGCGACCCTCTGGACCTTCTTGAAGACCCAATGTGGCCCCCGGCGCAAAATGAGTTAAACCCCTGTACCAGATACTTTGCAATGTCATTTTCAGTGATCTTCAATGACAATTCAATGAATATTGTTTTGATCTTTGCATTTTCTACTGTTTGAATGAAAAAACAACATGGTGTATTTTTGATTTGAAACAATTTTTCAGCAGGGAGaattcagctgtgtgtgtgtgtgtgtgtcatactgtCTATTGTTCACCCGCATCTAGGTACTGCGAGATCTCTTCCACTACAAACCCGTCCTGACCAAGCAGCAGTTCCTCCAGTTTGGCTATGCAGAAAGAAAGACCTGcatcctctgtgatgtcatcgccTTGGCCCTGCAGAAACACAAAGAGCTCAGCAAAGGCAACAAGGTCAGTCTGTCTCCCTCAGCTTTGACGAGCCTAGAGCAAAGTGTATCATCGACGACATGATAATGATGACACGGTATTCACGGTTCAATTAACTATTGCACCCTCTTGATCAGACCatgtctgtattgtaatagagaatgtgttctcaatagCCTACCTGGTCAAAGAAAAGGTCCATGTATTGCATCTGTGTGTGTTGCAGCCAAAGCCGAGACCTCGTTTTCAGGCCTCGAGTTCAGACTCCAGAAGTGAGGCTCTCCCATTTCAGGCTGAAACAATGAACCCCATGGCCACCACAGTAAGTCTTTGCCAAGGACATGACAGTGTAGACCAACAGACCTGTTCAGCTCTCTACCACTTTATCAAAGAGGCCTGAGCtatcctagttaaataaaacatttaaaaatgataAAATAGTCCATTGTAATGCTGCATTGAGTACATGGCCCGGCCTTAACATGACTAGGTGAGATGGTTCTTTCCCACAGTTGTCCCTAAGCAGGCCACTAGTGGAGAGACACATTGGTGGTGACTCCTGGGTCTCCTCTAGTAGAACCTCAGGTAATGAagagtctgaggaagaggaggaggggctggGACTGGAGGAGGTCCAGAACCAAGCACCTACAGTCCCTCAAACAGTGAGTACCAGCATACTTCTCCacaatataaacacacacacacacacacacagactggattGTGACCACCCTTCCAGGACCTGGTGGTGGAGGGGAGGCTGGCAGTGCTGGAGGCCCAGCTGTTGCAGGTCCAGACCAGGCTGGGGAGGCTCTCGGCCCTGGAGCAGAGGCTGGAGCTTCTAGAGAAGGCCTCGGCCGGGAGGATCACTATAGACAAGCACCAGTGGGAGAACCTGGAGAGCAGAGTGCTACTGCTGGAGACCAGACTGACCCTCTCCACAGCCACGGCCCAGGTtggctctttgtgtgtgtgtgtgtgtgtccctgtgtccctATCCACTGCAAAGGGATTCTTGGAtactgtgtgtctgcatgtgtgtcagCCATGGCCCAGGTAGGAAGGGATCTCTACACCACATCTGTCCGATCTGGAGGCACTTCTAAAGAACTCTCCGTACCTCTATCTAATGACAAGTAGAAGCAGATGCAGATGTTGAACTAATGATGTCAGTCCATTCCAGAATGTCTATTGTATCTCTGTTTGCTGATTTAAAGATGGAAAAATGTACAGCTTTCAAGGTTGTTTTTTTCCTCTCTAGGAGTCGTCACTTATCAATGGAGGTTGGAGTCATCACGTGGCGGATAATGCAACAGAAGTCACGGGTTGGAACGGATTTTGACAATAAAAGTATCTTAGTAGAGTATTGATGAGGCCATCGtatacaacaactgaaatataGTAATAGAAAGATCAAATTCCCAGTGTGATATAAATGTTAAACTGATGCTCACACACCCTTACAGAGTCAAGACCCAGTCCTCCAGAGAGCCTCTTACACAACTCTGGCTGTAAGCGTCCTCAGTCCTCCACCCCTTCCACTAGCTATCCCATCACCCCCTGTGTGACAACGGCACCCCCAGAGGTAATGGCAGatattacatgtgtgtgtgtgtgtatatatatatatatatatatatataatggaaACATTAGATAATTTTGGCTGGATTCAATCTGTTGTATTGTGAAAGATCCACGTTATAGGTCGATTTGAAATTTTAAATGCAATGTTCGAGGAGACTTTGTTCACGGTAAACTCTGCATGTGCCGACTCAATTGGAAATTACCTTAGAATTTTTACGCGGATCTTCCACAATACGGATTAAATCAATCCCTTTGTTTTTCATTCATTCTTGACTCATTTTCTATAGGAGAATATGAAAGAGAGATTGGAAAGGATAACCAACATGTAAGTACTGTCGATCTATGTTGTATTCCCTCTAATGTTAACCAAGGCTAACACACCATCTATTGTATATAAAATAATACTACGTTTTGTTCTTCTCCTTTGTTTTAGGATGAAAGACACTTCCAACCTTTTAAGAAGTATAGATCCCTCAATGTAAATtcggtctttaaaaaaaaaaattgtaattgATCTCTGGATTAGTATGTGAGTGATGAATAAAGGTATCATGGATAAATATTGACTTGTGTTCACAatcattatatacagtaccagtcaaaagtttggacacacctactcattcaaggctttttcttagtttttactattttctacattacagaataatagtgaagacatcaaaactatgaaataatacatgtagtacatggaaacatgtagtaaccaaaaaagtgttcaacaatcaaaatattttagattcttcaaagtagccaccctttgccttgatgacagctttgcacactcttggcattctctcaaccagcttcatgaggtagtcacctggaatgcatttcaattaacaggtgtgccttgttaaaagttcttgtggaatttctttccttattactgcgtttgagccaatcagttgtgttgtgacaaggtaggggtggtatacagaatatagccctatttggtaaaagaccaagtagatattatggcaataacacctcaaataagcgaagagaaatgacagtccatcattactttaagacatgaaggtcagtcaatccggaaaagtgcagtcgcaaaaaccaacaagcgctatgatgaaactggctctcatgaggaccgccacaggaatggaagacccagagttacctctgctgcagaggagaagttcattagagttaccagtctcagaaatttcagcccaaataaatgcttcagagttcaagtaacatacacatctcaacatcaactgttcagaggagactgcgtgaatcaggccttcatggtcgaattgctgcaaagaaaccactactaaagcacACCAGTAAGAAgacgagacttgcttgggccaagaaacatgaccaatggacattaaaccggtggaaatctgtcctttggtctgatgagtcaaaatgtgagatttctggttccaaccgccatgtctttgtgagatgcagagttggtgaacggatgatctccgaaagtgtggttcccaccgtgaagcatggaggaggtgtgatggtgtggcaggtagcctagtggttagactggtactgtaattcTGTATTTTATTTGCACAAACAATTTTATGTAAAATGCCCCGTCTTGTGTAACCTTATTTTCAATCAGGGTGGCGTGTCGGAATAACCGTCATctgagggctctattcaatccgtatagCGGAAGTTCAGCATCTGAAATTATAAGCAATGTTCCTGTGTAAGCGGACACTATATTCACGGTAAATGCTGGATGTCAGCTTAATTGGAAAGAAATGTAAAAGGTGATGTCACGCAATCTGTAGTTCTTCAGCGACGCAAATTGAATAAAGCCTCACGGTGTGTTGACGTCTACTCTGCAGTTGTGTCTAAACTGACATCCACTTGCTTGTATTTCCCTGGCCACTGAACTATGGACCTGACCAGTAGAGGTCACTAATAGACCTGTCTGAGCCATCTTCTTtggctatactggactatactccAGCTCCCGTTCAATCATCCTTCCTCCTCATAGTAGAGCTCTCCTAGGCCCTGTACGAACTGCAATGTATGAAGATCAATTGCGTTTTGAAAAGAAGGCTAGGAGAAAGGACACAAGGAATTAATAATTTGAGAAAGTCTAATTCTGCTCAAAGTTTTCCTCATTCAGTCCGAGATTCAATTCAAGGCATGTTATAAAGAAGTGATTTCTCAAACCTCATTGAGATCCCCAGACCTTTCATGTACTTGATAtattccagagctagcacaccttTAATTTgccaactatactgaacaaaaatataaatgcaacatgcaacaatttcagtgATTTTTACAGAGTTttacagttcatacaaggaaatcagtcaattgaaataaattcattaggccctaatctatggatttcaaatggGTGGGCAGGGGCGCGGCCTGGGAGGGAataggtccacccactggggagccaggcccagccaatcagaatgagtttttcctcacaaaggggctttattacagacagaaatacccctcagtttcatcagctgtcagggtggctggtctcagacgatcccgcaggtgaagaagccggatgtgaaggtcctgggctggcgtggttacacgtggtctgtggttgtgaggctggttgggcatactaccaaattctcaaaaactatgttggaggtggcttatggtagagaaattaacatttaattatctggcaacagctcttttgggcattcctgcagtcagcatgtcaattgcacgatccctcaacttgagaactgcacattttagagtggccttttcttgtccccggcacaaggtgcacctgtttaatgatcatgctatttaatcagcttcttgatatgcttaTTTCCATATGCAGTGTTGTACCGTGAATGTGGTCTTTGCTGACAAAGTGCTCTTTAATTGAATCGTGGCCTAAAATATAGAAatgtataataataaaaaaaacaatgaCCAAGGAGAGTTGTGTATCCAAAGAAATGGACAACCCAGTGTGCTGGAGCATCGTACTTGCAACACCAGAGATTTGGCTTTGATTCCTATAAGCGCCACATAAGCTGTGGTGTAATCGAGGATTGGCCACAGTACAAACACTCAAGAGGCAGGTTAAAGGCAGAAAATATAGACTTTTAATGACAAACTTAGCTGGGGACTGGGATCAAAAGCCAGGACCTCCCTGTGGCTGAACAATCACCAAATCGGTCGCCGAAGGGATGGTCACCTTCTGAGGCTTAGAACCATGGTTCCGAGGGGCCCACAACATGATCAAACTAATTCAAAAGGCCTAGCTCTGTCAGAGCATAACTTACTCAATCAAACTGAACCGAAAACCTTCATTCAAACAAAGGTCCATGGAGCTTGGACAGTCTTCAGCAGCTCCTGCTGCTCTAACTGGAAACCCccaatcagtggtgtaaagtatttaagtaaaaatagttttttggggtatctgtacattacattactatttatatttttgacaacttttacttttagttCACTACAtctctaaagaaaataatgtacattttactctatacattttctctgacacccaaaagtactagttacatttttaatgcttagcaggacaggaagatGGTCCAATTcgcgcacttatcaagagaacatctgacagactacataaacacaaatgcttcgtttgtaagttatgtctgagtgttggagtgtgcccctggcccTGGCTATAAGTAAAAACATTAAATACATGTAATGgtgccttctggtttgcttaatataagtaatttgaaattatttttacctttacttttgattcttaagtatatttaaaaccaaaaacttttactcaagtagtattttactggatgaccTTTACTCAAGTCatgttctattaaggtatctttacagtTGGGTACTTATTCCACCGCTGCCCCCAATGCATCTTCTTCGATGAAgacatccaataaatgttgcattaccgaATGTATTAACGGAGTCAAAAAACAAATGTGTTCGATGTGTTCAAATGCCTCTTGATTTTCATGCTTGTATATTTCAcatacaaatatttatatttcaCCAATTAAGCACATACAAAAATGCAGTGCTTTTGCCGATTCTTTATTTCCCTGCCCACAGTGTGATGTATAGATTTGACCACTAGAGTTCACTAACAGACAGCTATACAGTATATTCCAGCTGACATTATTAATCCATGCTTCATTGTTGCCCTCTAGTGGTCATTCTATGTATACGAAAACAATACATCTGTCTTATCCTTCACTGCTACTTTGAATATTTGCAAAGTGCTCTGTGAGATGGAATGTTTCCAGAGCAAATTACCACTCTAAATCTGAATGGTCATTCCTAGAGGGTCCATTCATTGACCCCTTGTTCTAGAGACAGCAAGTTAGAACAGAGCTAGCCTAACCTCTCAGACCtttctccctccgcctctccttccctcttaccTGTTGTTTAGCTCAGCTCCCAGGCCTCTAGCTGGCTGAAGCTGTTGGAGAGGGGAAACATCCAGGTCATGTGGGGACCTGTCTGGAAGGATGTACACACTAGTATTCTGGAACAGAGCCTGCTATTGCAAATCCAAGGCACTGTTCCTGAACATTGTTATTGACTTTCAGTGTGAGTCAGGAGTAAGTCTGTGACGCAGCTCAGCAAAAACATGGGTTGATCAGAGGCCCTGACagtggaggtggtgtgtgtgtctgtctctagttGTTTGTGAATGTGTGCATGTTTCCCtctgcttgtttgtgtgtgtgtgtagagcagcTTACTGTGATGCTGGGAGCTCAGCAGGGGGTGCCAGCTGGCAGAGCGAGACCACACAGTCTCTGTAGTAAAGTCCGTTCATAGACCTACAGGGTGAGAACCAAAAGTGGCAGATCCACACATTCCTCCTTTTAGACTCAACAAACAGCATGTAACTCCTTTAAAAACACCcccacgaccccccccccccaaatccaACAGGAGACCCTGGACCACCCCCAACCCTCCCCCATACTGAAACACCCGGTCTGGGTTACTACAGGACTGCTGTGGCCCGACTGAGACCTGCCCTACCCAGATGTAGCTAAGCCGGGGGAGAAGTCCTTAATCACTTCTTCTCCACTGCTATGTTTCCTCAAGATTGTTCCCTGAACCCTGCTTGTTTTTACTGGCTGCGTGTGAGGGTTTTCATTTTATGTTCTGTACCGTGCATCCTGTGTTTTCTGTGTGAGTTGACTGTTGTTGGGATTACGTGGTTGTGTCTTGCTGTATGTAGTCTATCAAGAGAAATTCCTCTCCCAAGAAAAAGAATGGTCTATGAATTGAATACAACACACGACTAAAGAGTACAATGAAGCACTGTTGTGATCTCCTGCCTGAACAAACACATCTCTCGCATTGTGTGGAGTTGAAGAGAGCCGCTCCATTTCAGCTTAAAGTAATTACCCGGAGCTGTAGGGCTTTTGGAAGGGGAGGAAGTGTGTTCACTAGAAACATACACCACCCTTCCCTAATGTTGATATTTATTGAATAAAGGGAATCGCTCCAAGGCTAATGCATGTTGAACGAAGCCCATTGATTCCATCAACCTTTTTCATTGCAATTGTCTTCTCAGTCATCAGTTTAGTTCAATATGAATTGCAGTAAAACGGTCAATCCTCCAAGGCATTAGATTGGATTTTTAGAAGGAAAAAAATGTGCTGTCATAATTTGaatgttttcttgttttatggaCTAGACTGTGAACCGATATGCTTCTTCAACCCTAAAGGAATGTGTCTTTTACAGTAGAAAGGCCTACTACTGTCCAACAAGGAATAAACAAACTATGCCATCTGTTCACTCCAGTGTATTTCTGATAAAAGGCTCTAATATTACGTCTGTGTTGTCTTATTGCTACAACGTACCTACTATACTGTAAGTCAAGCACCATCTGCTCAAGTGGCTGTTTCAATAGCAAATCCCTCCAGatatacaaaaatataaacacaacatgcaacaatttcaaagattttactgagttgcagttcatataaggaaatcagtcaattgaaataaattcattaggccctaatctatgggtttcacatgactgagaatacagatatgcatctgcattacctttaaaaaaaaggtaggggcgtggatcagaaaaccggtcagtatctggtgtgaccaccatttgcctcatgcagtgcgacacatctccttcgcatagagttgatcaggctgttgattgttgcCTGTGGAATGTTGGTGCGATGCAATGGCTTTGCGAAATCGCTGattattggcgggaactggaacacgctgtcgtacacgtcgatccagagcatcccaaacatgctcaatgggtgacatgtctggtgagtcggcaggccatggaagaactgggacattttcagcttccaggaattgtgtacagatccttgagatGTGGGGCGGTGCATTATcaggctgaaacatgaggtgatggcggtggatgaatggcatgaaaatgggcctcaggatctcgtcacagtatctctgtgcattcaaattgccatcgataaaatttgaatgtgttcgttgtccatagcttcttcagttgtgcaaacccacagtttcatcagctctggcaacagctctggtggacattcctgcagcaaTGCCTATTGCCCTCAAaaagcttgagacatctgtggcattgtgttgtgtgacaaaactgcacattttagaatggcttttattgtccccagcacaaggtgcacctgtgtaatgatcatgttgtttaatcagtttcttgatatgccacacctgtcaggtggatggattatcttggcaaaggagaaaatgctcactaacagggatgtaaacaaatttgagggAAATTAGCTTTGTGTACGTATTAAACAtttcttggatcttttatttcagctcataaaacactttacatgatgcgtttatatttttgttcagtatctaTGCCATTCAGCATATCCAAACCAACTTACAGTCATACATTTTATATATGGAtggtcccaggaatcaaacccacaatcttGGCTttgttagcaccatgctctaccaattgaGCTACAGCTTTAACTGAAAGTCAGAAACCATCAGAGTTCCAATTTACTCTACTCTAAAACAAATACGCTAGCCACCGCTATGATTCATGATGTAATCACAATGTGTCTCAAGACTAAGAGCCCCAGAGGCTGATAttaagacagagcgagagagaggtaaaTAGGTTCATAATGAATGTGTCATTATCTTTTGTTGATTAGCCTTGGCTGGAACACATGGCTCTGTCTGTCGCTCCCCACATCTACCTTCATCTGCACCTCCACTCCAGCCTTCATCAGTCACAGCAGTActgagaaaacagacagaacgagagaaagagagagggaagaaggaggGATAATCTAAGAGGGAGCTGGCACTCGGCACATTCCTTCAGGGTCCTGAGTGTGTGAGGGTGCTATATGCCTCTATGTGCACCCCgccactcctccctcctctcacacCAGTCCATATTCaagttcaccccccccccccccctaattagATGGCTCTCAAGCGTGCCCATGAACTCTTTACCTTTCTGATTGGTTAGCCCCATAGCAGACAGACATGGCAGGCACTGCCGGTGCTTGGGCCATGCTAGGCTATTTGGAGTAATCAGTCATTGTAATGACTCCTGCAGGTATAGATGACTGAAATGTATGGGCCCAAACCGGGCAGTGAAGACTGAAATGTATGGGCCCAAACCGGGCAGTGAAGACTGAAACGTATGGGCCCAAACCGGGCAGTGAAGACTGAAATGTATGGGCCCAAACCGGGCAGTGAAGACTGAAATGTATGGGCCCAAACCGGGCAGTGAAGACTGAAATGTATGGGCCCAAACCGGGCAGTGAAGACTGAAACGTATGGGCCCAAACCGGGCAGTGAAGACTGAAATGTATGGGCCCAAACCGGGCAGTGAAGACTGAAATGTATGGGCCCAAACCGGGCAGTGAAGACTGAAATGTATGGGCCCAAACCGGGCAGTGAAGACTGAAACGTATGGGCCCAAACCGGGCAGTGAAGACTGAAATGTAGGGGCCCAAACCGGGCAGTGAAGACTGAAATGTATGGGCCCAAACCGGACAGTGAAGACTGAAATGTATGGGCCCAAACTGGGCAGTGAAGACTGAAATGTATGGGCCCAAACCGGGCAGGGAAGTGCCTTTAGACACACGCCTGCGATCAAATGTGACACTTAGCTTATAGCGGATTCTCCCCATGACTCCCCCC
The window above is part of the Salvelinus fontinalis isolate EN_2023a chromosome 42, ASM2944872v1, whole genome shotgun sequence genome. Proteins encoded here:
- the LOC129840963 gene encoding centrosomal protein of 44 kDa-like; the protein is MMSTGDLKGCLRKLDSQLRALKYPREVDYNGLAKGDPSAFLPIVSYAFISYSPHLAEHLVGFGVELTGKNDLRFIECIYKVLRDLFHYKPVLTKQQFLQFGYAERKTCILCDVIALALQKHKELSKGNKPKPRPRFQASSSDSRSEALPFQAETMNPMATTLSLSRPLVERHIGGDSWVSSSRTSGNEESEEEEEGLGLEEVQNQAPTVPQTDLVVEGRLAVLEAQLLQVQTRLGRLSALEQRLELLEKASAGRITIDKHQWENLESRVLLLETRLTLSTATAQESSLINGGWSHHVADNATEVTESRPSPPESLLHNSGCKRPQSSTPSTSYPITPCVTTAPPEENMKERLERITNMMKDTSNLLRSIDPSM